AACATtattagagaaaagaaagagaaacggAAATGGTACTGACTGGTGGAAGAAATGGAAAGCGTCGTCCAGCAAATCGTCGACGGTGTTTAGGGTTTCGTTGATGAAAAGTTGGGGGTTCAGATTTAGGGATTCGAACACTGCCTCGCTTTCACTGCCTTCCATCTttctaattctattttttttttaataaaaaaaatcccttctCCAGGATGACAACTATAAGTATCCTTACTCTGATACTCTCTCCATTTCCAggactttttctatttttatttttatagaaactaGCTGAAGATGGGCAAAAAAAAACACTCGATTAATTTGAATACAGAAAGTGGAGGGGAAGCCGATGGAGCTTCATTCTCTTactttcattttacttttatcATTATAATCCGTTTGTTTCACGGGacgtaattttttaaaaaaacattatgaccTTTTCATGAACAATTAGTaacttgttttttgaaaaaaactgtGCTAGAAGAAGTAAGGTGATTTTTTTCaggttgatttaatttttattaaaaataaataattaaattgaattattttttaaaaatactaaaacaagttcaaattaattagtttcaaTTTAATACGGTAATTCAATTCTTAGGATAAAActggttaaaatttaaaaccgattcaacttgaatttttttatttaatttagtttttttttggttttttttgtttgggtttgaaaaaattgaattgtaaaaaaaacagattaaaattttaaaaaaatcaatcaattccattcaattttttaaacctaaaaccataaatatttcaatttttttactcatgGAATTAcgtgtatatataaaatataaatatagtctTAAActttatagatttatttttttagatgcaTCAATGGATTCTAATGATGCCATGtagaatatataaattaatttttagtggaTAATATTAAGGTTatccaaattaataattaattaaaaatcaaaataattaaactagtaTTATTCTTAAACACGAACTTCTAAATTAGAGCTAATAAAACTTTAATGTCAAAGAAAatcatcttataaaaaaaactggttaCTATCCATACATATTCTTATTGCTCGTAttttatcaaacattatttctatctttttttttttcgttatgaattctatttaatattatattatattatattatttttttgttaaattaaacgCATGAgttagatggtttttttttttaatttgtttaggaGACGTTGAAGAGAACCAGACCATGATCAAAGACCATATAAATAGTTgatctaaaaaaagaagaaaagaaaaaaaaagctgtcACTctccagtaaaaaaaagaaattgacggCCAGAAATGTTCTCAAAATTCCGAAACGCAACCGATAAGGCAAGAAAGCTTGCTATAGAACACCAAAATTGCTTACTACCTTTCATTCCCTGTTTCAGAAACCTCATAAACATGGTAGAGCAGCAGAACTCATCTTCTAAAGTTCAAGCTTCATATGAGCTCTGCAGAAAGACCTTTACACCCTCGGGGGCACCTCCTTCTTCTAGTGCCATCCAGAAACTCTGCTCTCTTTTGggtatttctctttttattcctttttatcttttatgtatttttttctcctgTTTAGTTGAGTTCTGAAGTGGGTTTtgtgaatttgttttgaagctgaACGTGAAAAGGTGAAGGCTtgtacaatattttttcttctttattagtTATCCCTTAAATCTTTATTTGGaattagaaaaatcaaacaaatttgtGGTGTCATGATTTAAGGATGAAAGTATGAAATGGCAAACAATAGCAATAGAATTGGAGGAGCCAATACGTTATTTTTGCTGTTTGTCACGTCAATATATTGATTCCCAAATTTCCATTATAATCAGAGGAACGAATTGTGATTCATTATTTAGATTATTACAAAATCTCCTCGCCTGCTGTGCAGACACATTTGGCCCTGCTGATGTAGGGCTTAAAGAGGAAAATCGAGATGATCGAGGGCATGGCATGCTTGGACTTAATCGGTTGAGTAGCGTTGCTCGATGGGCTCAACCAATAACATATGTAGATGTTTATGAATGTGATAGTTTTACAGTGAGCTTTACCTCTTCTCTCTCGATTATAATTTGTTCTTGTTGGGATAGCTGTGTGCTTCGTTGTTTTTCATTTCGGTTATATATCAATTCCTTGGCAAAATTTGATAAGtatagttaaattaatttaggaACATTTCAGTTCTTATAATTTCTTCCTGGCATGTGCTTGTGCTTGCtgattatcaaaatattaatgcaGATGTTCTCCTTAATATTGTTTGAGcctgcatttttattttaattatatattctgGATTTTAAATCTGAAAGCAGATCAATGTTTAAAGTTTTTGACATGATGATTCTTTGTACGCAGATGTGTATATTCTGCTTTCCTACTTCTTCTGTTATTCCACTCCATGACCATCCTAGCATGACTGTTTTCAGCAAAGTTCTATATGGTTCATTGCATGTCAAAGCTTATGATTGGGTTGAGCCTGCGTGTTACCCAAAAAGCAAGGAGCCTGGTTATCCTGCAGGTTTGCCTTTTGAGAACCTTTTTATCATCTGCCCTGAACTCACAAACtaacatttaacttttttttttcttaattattccATAGCCTTCCTCCACTAACCATCAAGAATTGGAATAGTTTGTGCGCTCAAATGGGCTTCAATTCCAAATCATCAACAGTTATTTGTGTACTTTTTTCTCATAACTCTTAGTTTAGGTCCAGCTTTAATCAATAACGTTACATTATTGAAAGCAAGATCAAATAGAAATGAATATCCATGGATTCAAATGCGTTTTCTGTTAGTTGTCCCCTCAATTTATGGAACATACGTAAAAGTTCCTCTATTTCCTTTTATAACCATTGGTTGAAACCTGTTGATCTTTTAACCCTATAATCTGACCTCATTTTCTCCTGATTTAGATAGAACATTATCCATCATGCATCACCAATACATGCTCAGATATGTTCATGGTGGTTGGAGTTAGCGTTTTTTCTATTTAACCAAATGCTGAGCAGACTAGTAATGAAATTGTTGGCCCAATATATAGATAATTCTCACTTGTTCCATGCTCATAAGAGAGACAGGTTTTATTCAGAACTATATTTTCAGACACAACATGCCTTATTATGTGTATTTGTATGTTTGCAGATATGTAAATATGTATGAATGTATGCATATATGAATCAATGTGTGTATGTATCTATGAGCATACGTGTGTACTAAGAATTTCTTGGTATAAGCTTGTTGGAGAAACCCACTGATGATGTCACTGCTAAGACGGTTGGCCTGTTTGCTAGAATATTCTAGTTTTCCCTTTGAAGCAGCCCCTTTATCAGCTAAATTATATGCCATCATTTAGCTGTGTTTGGAATTGAAGTTGGTCTGCTGGATTATGCTTTCAAATTCAAACCAATTATGAACTACCCACCAAATATATTTCGGCCTTTTAAAATTGCATGATCATGGCTTTGATTATGGGACTGGCTGACCATCGTGGACTA
The sequence above is drawn from the Populus alba chromosome 15, ASM523922v2, whole genome shotgun sequence genome and encodes:
- the LOC118033396 gene encoding plant cysteine oxidase 3 isoform X3; translation: MFSKFRNATDKARKLAIEHQNCLLPFIPCFRNLINMVEQQNSSSKVQASYELCRKTFTPSGAPPSSSAIQKLCSLLDTFGPADVGLKEENRDDRGHGMLGLNRLSSVARWAQPITYVDVYECDSFTMCIFCFPTSSVIPLHDHPSMTVFSKVLYGSLHVKAYDWVEPACYPKSKEPGYPAVRLAKLTVDKTLTAPCETSVLYPKRGGNLHCFTAVTPCAVLDILTPPYREDAGRKCTYYHDYPFSAFSRGNGAEIDDEKIDDLAWLAEIDTPDDLYMRQGAYTGPAVQV
- the LOC118033396 gene encoding plant cysteine oxidase 3 isoform X4 gives rise to the protein MFSKFRNATDKARKLAIEHQNCLLPFIPCFRNLINMVEQQNSSSKVQASYELCRKTFTPSGAPPSSSAIQKLCSLLDTFGPADVGLKEENRDDRGHGMLGLNRLSSVARWAQPITYVDVYECDSFTMCIFCFPTSSVIPLHDHPSMTVFSKVLYGSLHVKAYDWVEPACYPKSKEPGYPAVRLAKLTVDKTLTAPCETSVLYPKRGGNLHCFTAVTPCAVLDILTPPYREDAGRKCTYYHDYPFSAFSRGNGAEIDDEKIDDLAWLAEIDTPDDLYMRQGAYTGPAVQ
- the LOC118033396 gene encoding plant cysteine oxidase 3 isoform X2; this encodes MFSKFRNATDKARKLAIEHQNCLLPFIPCFRNLINMVEQQNSSSKVQASYELCRKTFTPSGAPPSSSAIQKLCSLLDTFGPADVGLKEENRDDRGHGMLGLNRLSSVARWAQPITYVDVYECDSFTMCIFCFPTSSVIPLHDHPSMTVFSKVLYGSLHVKAYDWVEPACYPKSKEPGYPAVRLAKLTVDKTLTAPCETSVLYPKRGGNLHCFTAVTPCAVLDILTPPYREDAGRKCTYYHDYPFSAFSRGNGAEIDDEKIDDLAWLAEIDTPDDLYMRQGAYTGPAVQGCRRGA
- the LOC118033396 gene encoding plant cysteine oxidase 3 isoform X1, with protein sequence MFSKFRNATDKARKLAIEHQNCLLPFIPCFRNLINMVEQQNSSSKVQASYELCRKTFTPSGAPPSSSAIQKLCSLLDTFGPADVGLKEENRDDRGHGMLGLNRLSSVARWAQPITYVDVYECDSFTMCIFCFPTSSVIPLHDHPSMTVFSKVLYGSLHVKAYDWVEPACYPKSKEPGYPAVRLAKLTVDKTLTAPCETSVLYPKRGGNLHCFTAVTPCAVLDILTPPYREDAGRKCTYYHDYPFSAFSRGNGAEIDDEKIDDLAWLAEIDTPDDLYMRQGAYTGPAVQTRCLNQSFHVKHYLKC
- the LOC118033396 gene encoding plant cysteine oxidase 3 isoform X5, with product MFSKFRNATDKARKLAIEHQNCLLPFIPCFRNLINMVEQQNSSSKVQASYELCRKTFTPSGAPPSSSAIQKLCSLLDTFGPADVGLKEENRDDRGHGMLGLNRLSSVARWAQPITYVDVYECDSFTMCIFCFPTSSVIPLHDHPSMTVFSKVLYGSLHVKAYDWVEPACYPKSKEPGYPAARGNGAEIDDEKIDDLAWLAEIDTPDDLYMRQGAYTGPAVQTRCLNQSFHVKHYLKC